A single genomic interval of Burkholderia sp. HI2500 harbors:
- a CDS encoding Biofilm PGA synthesis auxiliary protein PgaD yields MKNAPIIDLSLRAPRELIAERGRIIGSVLTVWFRLLRPALVGAVWASICIYTYRYLLPFNPAEMPIEQMVFYATSIALIAGTIVMWLIAGRVVHPLAYRLRVSKILRRSASAKVRSVPPTVLASARRRGARRTTRILVASHDANGSISDIEWVAHAGPQPRE; encoded by the coding sequence ATGAAGAACGCGCCGATTATTGACCTTTCCCTGCGCGCACCGCGCGAACTGATCGCCGAGCGCGGTCGCATCATCGGGTCCGTGCTGACCGTCTGGTTCCGGCTCTTGCGGCCGGCGCTGGTGGGGGCCGTGTGGGCATCGATCTGCATCTACACGTACCGCTACCTGCTGCCGTTCAATCCGGCCGAGATGCCGATCGAGCAGATGGTGTTCTACGCGACCAGCATCGCGCTCATCGCGGGCACCATCGTCATGTGGCTGATCGCCGGACGCGTCGTGCATCCGCTGGCCTACCGGCTGCGCGTGTCGAAGATACTGCGACGCTCGGCCAGCGCGAAGGTGCGCTCGGTGCCGCCGACCGTGCTGGCAAGCGCCCGCCGGCGCGGCGCGCGGCGCACGACGCGCATTCTCGTCGCGTCGCACGACGCGAACGGCTCGATTTCCGACATCGAATGGGTAGCCCACGCGGGGCCGCAGCCCCGCGAGTAG